The proteins below are encoded in one region of Sedimentibacter sp. zth1:
- a CDS encoding replication-associated recombination protein A: MNIFEMQYNEAIKKLGPLAERMRPDSLDYFVGQSHIVGKGKILNRAIKADKLTSAIFYGPPGTGKTTLAKIIAKSTNNNFTTLNAVTSGIKDIKEKIEEAKNSLGMYNNRTILFIDEIHRFNKAQQDALLPYVENGTIVLIGATTENPYFEVNSALISRSLVFQFKKITNDDIKNVLLKAISDKERGYGNLNVQVENGALEHIVNNSNGDVRKALSALELGITTTEPNDQNIINLTIEDAEECIQSKKVTYDKKGDEHYDTISAFIKSLRGSDPDAAIFWLAKMIKGGEDPKFIARRIIISASEDVGNADPRALEVAVNAFKAVEIIGMPEGRIILAQAVVYIACAPKSNASYMAINKALGAVEKCSNEVPNHLKDASYKGAKNLKRGIDYKYPHDYNKFYVKQQYLPDGVKNIFYEPKDSGYEARMKKFLEYLNS, encoded by the coding sequence ATGAACATATTTGAAATGCAATATAACGAAGCAATAAAAAAATTAGGACCTCTTGCAGAGAGAATGAGACCTGATAGTCTTGATTATTTTGTTGGACAAAGTCATATTGTAGGTAAAGGAAAAATTTTAAATCGTGCTATAAAAGCAGACAAGCTTACTTCTGCTATATTTTATGGTCCACCTGGTACAGGTAAAACAACTCTTGCTAAAATTATCGCAAAATCAACCAATAATAATTTTACAACATTAAATGCTGTAACAAGTGGTATAAAAGATATAAAGGAAAAAATAGAAGAAGCAAAAAATAGTTTGGGAATGTATAACAACAGAACTATTCTGTTTATAGATGAAATTCACAGATTTAATAAGGCACAACAGGATGCTTTGCTTCCTTATGTAGAAAATGGAACTATTGTTTTAATAGGTGCAACAACAGAAAATCCGTATTTTGAAGTTAATTCAGCACTTATTTCAAGATCATTAGTATTTCAGTTTAAAAAAATAACTAATGATGATATAAAAAATGTTTTATTAAAAGCTATATCTGATAAAGAAAGAGGATATGGAAATTTAAATGTACAAGTTGAAAATGGTGCATTGGAACATATTGTTAATAATTCAAATGGTGATGTAAGAAAGGCACTTAGTGCTTTAGAACTTGGAATAACTACTACTGAACCAAATGATCAAAATATAATTAATTTGACTATTGAAGATGCTGAGGAATGTATTCAAAGTAAAAAAGTAACATATGATAAAAAAGGCGATGAACATTATGATACAATATCAGCCTTTATAAAAAGCTTAAGAGGTTCAGATCCAGATGCAGCAATTTTTTGGCTTGCAAAAATGATAAAAGGTGGAGAAGATCCTAAGTTTATAGCTAGAAGAATAATTATATCGGCATCAGAAGATGTGGGAAATGCAGACCCAAGAGCACTTGAAGTTGCTGTGAATGCATTTAAAGCAGTTGAAATAATTGGTATGCCAGAAGGTAGAATTATTTTGGCGCAGGCTGTTGTCTATATTGCCTGTGCTCCAAAAAGCAATGCTTCATATATGGCTATAAATAAGGCTCTAGGAGCAGTAGAAAAGTGTTCGAATGAAGTACCTAACCATTTGAAGGATGCAAGCTACAAGGGCGCTAAAAATCTTAAGAGAGGAATAGATTATAAATATCCTCATGACTATAATAAATTTTATGTTAAACAGCAGTACCTTCCAGATGGAGTTAAAAATATATTTTACGAGCCTAAAGATTCAGGCTATGAAGCAAGAATGAAAAAGTTTTTAGAATATCTCAATAGCTAG
- the aspS gene encoding aspartate--tRNA ligase, which translates to MESMGNLRRTNMCNDLRMGDIEKEVILMGWVQKRRNLGGLIFVDLRDVTGLLQIVFDTDVNKEAFEKAETLRGEYVIAVKGKVKERESKNPDMETGDVEVYADELRILDTAETPPIYVKDNDDVQEQMRLKYRFLDLRKPSMQKKLLTRAKMNNVIRNYMFENSFNEIETPYLTKPTPEGARDYLVPSRVNEGKFYALPQSPQLFKQLLMVSGFNRYYQIVRCFRDEDLRANRQPEFTQLDCEMSFVDVEDVIAINEKLIAKIFKEVKGIDIQLPIKRMSYQTAMDKYGSDKPDLRFGYEINDISEVFANSTFNAFKSTVEGGGKVKCIKIDGSADDFSKKGLSNLEKFVKTCGAKALAWFKLKNGVVESPIAKFLAESELEALKDKMNLEEKDIIFVIADKNSVVSTALGALRTKIAHSKNLISNDVFELVWITEFPLFEYDEEENRFVAKHHPFTAPIDEDIDKLETSPETCRAKAYDIVINGDEIGGGSIRINNSTLQNRMFRALGLSEEEANEKFGFLLEAFKYGVPPHGGIAYGLDRFTMLMTGTDNIRDVIAFPKTQSASCLMTNAPCEANNKQLSELSIKVDIQE; encoded by the coding sequence ATGGAATCAATGGGTAACTTAAGAAGAACCAATATGTGTAACGACCTGAGAATGGGAGATATTGAAAAAGAAGTTATACTTATGGGTTGGGTACAAAAAAGAAGAAATCTAGGAGGCTTAATATTTGTAGATTTAAGAGATGTTACAGGATTATTACAAATAGTATTTGATACAGATGTTAATAAAGAAGCTTTTGAAAAAGCTGAAACTCTTAGAGGCGAATATGTTATTGCTGTAAAAGGCAAGGTAAAAGAAAGAGAATCTAAAAATCCTGATATGGAAACAGGAGATGTAGAAGTATATGCGGATGAACTAAGAATATTAGATACTGCTGAAACACCACCTATTTATGTAAAAGATAATGATGATGTACAAGAACAAATGAGGCTTAAGTACAGATTTCTTGATTTAAGAAAACCATCTATGCAAAAGAAACTTTTAACTAGAGCAAAGATGAATAATGTAATTAGAAATTATATGTTTGAGAATAGTTTTAACGAGATTGAAACACCATACTTAACAAAACCAACTCCAGAGGGAGCAAGAGACTATCTTGTACCAAGTAGAGTTAACGAAGGTAAATTCTATGCATTACCACAATCACCACAATTATTCAAACAATTGTTGATGGTATCAGGCTTCAATAGATATTACCAAATAGTTAGATGTTTTAGAGATGAGGACTTAAGAGCAAATAGACAGCCAGAATTTACACAACTTGACTGTGAAATGTCTTTTGTTGATGTAGAGGACGTTATAGCTATTAATGAAAAGTTAATTGCAAAAATATTTAAAGAAGTAAAAGGCATTGATATTCAATTACCAATCAAACGTATGTCATACCAAACCGCTATGGATAAATATGGTTCAGATAAACCAGACCTTAGATTTGGTTATGAAATTAATGATATTTCAGAAGTGTTTGCTAATTCAACATTTAATGCGTTCAAGTCAACTGTTGAAGGTGGCGGAAAGGTTAAATGTATTAAGATTGATGGTTCAGCAGATGATTTTTCTAAAAAAGGTTTATCTAACTTAGAAAAATTTGTTAAAACTTGTGGAGCTAAAGCACTTGCTTGGTTCAAGCTTAAAAATGGAGTTGTAGAATCACCTATAGCAAAATTCTTAGCAGAATCTGAATTAGAAGCATTAAAAGATAAAATGAACTTAGAAGAAAAAGATATAATTTTTGTTATAGCTGATAAAAATAGTGTTGTAAGTACTGCTTTAGGTGCTTTAAGAACGAAAATCGCTCATAGCAAGAATTTAATATCTAATGATGTATTTGAATTAGTATGGATAACTGAATTTCCATTATTTGAGTATGATGAAGAAGAAAATAGATTTGTTGCTAAACACCATCCATTTACAGCACCTATTGACGAAGATATTGATAAGTTAGAGACTAGCCCAGAAACTTGTAGAGCTAAGGCATATGATATTGTTATCAATGGAGATGAAATTGGTGGAGGAAGTATTAGAATTAATAATAGTACTTTACAAAACAGAATGTTTAGAGCATTAGGATTATCTGAAGAAGAAGCCAATGAAAAATTTGGATTCTTGTTAGAAGCATTTAAATACGGAGTTCCACCTCACGGCGGAATTGCATACGGACTAGACAGATTTACAATGCTTATGACAGGCACTGACAACATCAGAGACGTAATAGCATTTCCTAAAACTCAAAGTGCTTCATGCTTGATGACAAACGCACCTTGTGAAGCTAATAATAAGCAATTGAGCGAATTAAGTATTAAGGTAGATATACAAGAATAG
- a CDS encoding M3 family oligoendopeptidase — protein MDNTWSLKELYDGFNCKEFKNDLDELSRGYNVMQDFVTNNFYNYENTTSKIEKYLDYYIKYSEIAAKLRGFAFLSLATDSKNSDASANLSKIGDLVSSLTESRIAFQNYIINYDDLSKSIEESSILKEHEFYLNEIVEASQHQLSDKEEILISKMKLTGSSAWSQLQGKVSSQAMVELEENGQKTCIPITALSQLPSTEDKKVKINRFKAECKAYDKYADISAACLNSIKGEVITIANLRGYQSPIDMTLNDCRMDRETLDALIGSIEEYLPKLRKYYKVKAKLLKYDNGLPYFDITANVGNSNKKYSIEEAKGTVLKAFRGFSEELYLFAKNAFDNRWVDFEPRQGKRSGAFCSGVYPIKQSRVLTNFNGGIKDVNTIAHELGHGFHGKQLSTESILNNSYPMPLAETASTFCEQVLKGELVKEISKEEKLSFLSFSILSAVAVTVDILSRYYFETEFFERRKDHTLSVEEIKEIMIDAQKKSYGDGLDSKYLNPYMWLNKVHYYYAERNFYNFPYAFGLLFSLGLHSIYEKKGEAFLTEYNNLLKATGKMKIADVCKLVGVDVRSKDFWRMSLDKIVKSIDEFEKLANEYKC, from the coding sequence ATGGATAATACGTGGAGTTTAAAAGAGTTATATGATGGATTTAATTGTAAAGAATTTAAAAATGATTTAGATGAATTATCTAGAGGTTATAATGTTATGCAGGATTTTGTAACAAATAACTTCTATAATTATGAAAACACTACTTCAAAAATAGAGAAATATCTTGATTATTATATAAAATATAGTGAAATAGCTGCAAAACTTAGAGGCTTTGCATTTTTAAGTTTAGCTACTGACTCTAAAAATAGTGATGCTTCTGCTAATTTAAGTAAAATTGGTGATTTGGTAAGTAGTTTAACTGAATCAAGAATAGCATTTCAAAATTATATCATTAATTATGATGACTTAAGTAAATCAATTGAAGAATCAAGTATATTAAAAGAACATGAATTTTATTTAAATGAAATTGTTGAAGCAAGCCAGCATCAGTTGAGTGATAAAGAAGAGATACTAATTTCAAAAATGAAATTGACGGGTTCATCAGCATGGTCTCAATTACAAGGTAAAGTATCATCACAAGCAATGGTTGAACTTGAGGAGAATGGCCAAAAAACATGTATACCTATAACTGCATTATCTCAACTTCCTTCTACAGAAGATAAAAAGGTTAAAATAAATAGGTTTAAAGCGGAATGCAAGGCATATGATAAATATGCTGACATATCAGCTGCATGCCTAAACAGTATAAAAGGAGAAGTTATAACAATTGCAAATTTACGTGGATACCAATCACCTATAGATATGACTTTGAATGATTGCAGAATGGATAGAGAAACTTTAGATGCATTGATAGGAAGTATTGAAGAATATCTTCCTAAGCTAAGAAAATATTATAAAGTTAAAGCGAAATTATTAAAATATGATAATGGATTACCATATTTTGATATAACAGCAAATGTAGGAAATTCTAATAAAAAATATAGCATTGAAGAAGCTAAAGGGACTGTACTAAAAGCATTCAGAGGATTTAGTGAAGAATTATATTTATTTGCAAAAAATGCTTTTGATAATAGGTGGGTAGATTTTGAACCAAGACAAGGTAAAAGAAGTGGTGCATTTTGTAGTGGCGTTTATCCAATAAAACAAAGTAGAGTACTTACTAATTTTAATGGTGGAATTAAAGACGTAAATACTATTGCTCATGAGTTAGGACACGGTTTCCATGGTAAACAATTATCAACAGAAAGTATATTAAATAATTCGTATCCTATGCCACTTGCTGAAACAGCTTCAACATTCTGTGAACAAGTATTGAAGGGTGAATTAGTAAAAGAAATTAGTAAAGAAGAAAAGCTTTCTTTCTTGAGCTTTAGTATATTAAGTGCTGTTGCGGTAACAGTAGATATATTGTCAAGATATTATTTTGAAACTGAGTTTTTTGAAAGAAGAAAAGATCATACTTTGTCTGTTGAAGAAATTAAAGAAATTATGATAGATGCCCAAAAGAAAAGCTATGGAGATGGATTAGATAGTAAGTATTTAAATCCATATATGTGGTTAAATAAAGTACATTATTATTATGCTGAAAGAAATTTTTATAACTTTCCATATGCATTTGGACTTTTATTCTCATTAGGATTACACTCAATATATGAGAAAAAGGGAGAAGCTTTTTTAACAGAATATAATAATTTATTGAAAGCAACAGGTAAGATGAAGATAGCAGATGTATGCAAACTTGTCGGGGTAGATGTAAGAAGTAAAGATTTTTGGAGAATGTCACTTGATAAAATAGTTAAATCCATAGATGAATTTGAAAAATTAGCAAATGAATACAAATGCTAA
- a CDS encoding SoxR reducing system RseC family protein, giving the protein MDQNGIVKQIKGNKAIVTIKRKTSCGESCDSCSAMCKVPSVNITADLIDGVKVGDTVEVFSEDINVLKYALVLYGLPLLLMVAVILMTNAIFKGENGQLYAGLCGIASLAVSFIILKIYDKKESSKKSFKYFIVKKVEE; this is encoded by the coding sequence ATGGATCAAAATGGAATAGTAAAACAAATTAAAGGAAATAAAGCTATAGTGACAATTAAAAGAAAAACGTCATGTGGAGAAAGCTGTGACAGTTGTTCTGCAATGTGCAAGGTGCCTTCCGTTAATATTACGGCTGATTTGATTGATGGAGTAAAGGTAGGAGATACAGTAGAGGTATTTTCTGAAGATATAAATGTACTTAAATATGCACTTGTTTTATATGGACTACCTCTTTTGTTGATGGTAGCAGTTATTTTGATGACAAATGCTATATTTAAAGGAGAAAATGGACAACTATATGCAGGACTATGTGGTATAGCTTCACTTGCGGTTTCTTTTATAATTTTAAAAATATATGATAAAAAGGAATCATCAAAAAAAAGTTTTAAGTATTTTATTGTAAAAAAAGTTGAAGAATAA
- a CDS encoding ThiF family adenylyltransferase has translation MNEEKQRLELVYGEKAVEKLKNSKVMIAGLGGVGSYAAEAITRSFIDNIVLIDFDVYDITNLNRQLHSTLNNVGSSKADNICENIYNINKNAKVTVIKEKLAPENIHQFVSKDIDFVIDAIDDIKAKISLIEYCYTNDIKIISSMGTGNKIYPDKLQISDIKKTSMCPLAKKMRYELKKRNIEKLPVVFSTEEIIRNSQTNTIGSTPFVPATAGLMLASYVVNQIVRK, from the coding sequence TTGAACGAAGAAAAACAAAGATTAGAGCTTGTTTATGGTGAGAAAGCAGTTGAAAAGCTTAAAAATTCTAAAGTTATGATAGCGGGACTTGGTGGAGTTGGAAGTTACGCTGCTGAAGCTATAACTAGAAGTTTTATAGATAATATAGTATTGATTGATTTTGATGTTTATGATATAACTAATCTAAATAGACAATTGCATTCTACTCTTAATAATGTTGGAAGTAGTAAAGCTGATAATATTTGTGAAAATATTTATAATATTAATAAAAATGCGAAAGTAACTGTTATAAAAGAAAAACTTGCTCCAGAAAATATACATCAATTTGTATCAAAAGACATTGATTTCGTTATAGATGCAATAGATGATATAAAAGCAAAGATTAGCTTAATAGAGTATTGCTATACTAATGATATTAAAATTATTAGTAGTATGGGAACGGGTAATAAAATTTATCCTGATAAATTACAAATTTCTGATATCAAAAAAACATCAATGTGTCCTTTAGCAAAAAAAATGAGATATGAGTTAAAAAAACGTAATATAGAAAAATTACCTGTAGTTTTTTCTACAGAAGAAATTATAAGAAATAGTCAAACCAATACAATTGGAAGTACACCATTTGTACCTGCAACAGCAGGGCTAATGCTTGCTTCTTATGTTGTAAATCAAATAGTGAGGAAGTGA
- a CDS encoding Na+/H+ antiporter NhaC family protein, whose translation MNFVGTFWSLVPPIIAIALALITKEVYISLFIGILTGALLFTGFAPVATVETLFEVMTSKLADSWNIGILIFLVFLGIIVALMTKAGGSAAYGNWAIKKIKTKKGALLSTFGLGALIFVDDYFNCLTVGSVMRPVTDKFSISRAKLAYVIDATAAPICIIAPISSWAAAVTGYTSGDGFSLFLQTIPFNLYAWLTMAMVVYISISGRDFGPMKKHENAAKKGDVFCGINEEVIEQPSPSSKGKVIDLVLPVAFLILSCITSLIYTGGFFDGVPFITAFSECDPSLGLVFGSFITLIFIFILYIPRRIIKFKEFADCIPQGFKMMISAILILILAWTLGGFCADKLEAGAFVQNALHSTSIAEAIFPATLFIIALGLAFATGTSWGTFAILIPIVTAVFPEGSRILVITISSVLAGAVCGDHISPISDTTIMASAGAQCNHVAHVSTQIPYALTIAVCCFLGYIVAGISKSFIATAIVSVVLFVVAMYIVSLISKKENINEKEAK comes from the coding sequence ATGAACTTTGTAGGTACATTTTGGTCATTGGTCCCACCTATTATTGCTATTGCATTAGCATTAATAACAAAAGAAGTATACATATCATTATTTATTGGTATACTTACTGGTGCATTACTATTCACAGGTTTTGCTCCAGTAGCAACAGTTGAAACTCTTTTTGAAGTTATGACATCAAAATTAGCTGACAGCTGGAATATCGGAATTTTAATTTTCTTAGTTTTCTTAGGAATTATAGTTGCTTTAATGACAAAAGCTGGTGGAAGTGCTGCATATGGAAACTGGGCTATTAAGAAAATCAAAACAAAAAAAGGTGCTTTGCTTTCAACATTTGGATTAGGTGCTTTGATATTTGTAGATGATTATTTTAACTGTTTAACAGTTGGTAGCGTTATGAGGCCAGTAACAGACAAATTTAGCATTTCAAGAGCAAAACTTGCATATGTAATTGATGCAACAGCTGCTCCTATATGCATTATAGCTCCTATATCAAGTTGGGCTGCTGCTGTTACAGGTTATACTTCTGGAGATGGTTTCTCATTATTCTTACAAACTATACCTTTTAACTTATATGCATGGTTAACAATGGCAATGGTAGTTTATATTTCTATCAGCGGTAGAGACTTTGGCCCTATGAAAAAACATGAAAATGCTGCTAAAAAAGGTGATGTTTTCTGTGGTATAAATGAAGAAGTTATAGAACAACCTTCACCATCATCTAAAGGAAAAGTAATAGATTTAGTATTACCTGTTGCATTTTTAATTTTAAGTTGTATAACTAGTTTAATTTACACAGGCGGTTTCTTTGATGGTGTACCATTCATTACAGCTTTTTCAGAATGCGATCCATCTCTAGGTTTAGTATTTGGATCATTCATAACATTAATATTTATATTTATACTTTACATACCTAGAAGAATTATAAAATTCAAAGAATTTGCAGATTGCATACCTCAAGGATTTAAAATGATGATTTCTGCTATTTTAATATTAATATTAGCATGGACTTTAGGAGGTTTCTGTGCTGACAAACTTGAAGCTGGAGCATTTGTACAAAATGCTTTACATTCTACAAGTATTGCAGAAGCAATATTCCCAGCAACTTTATTCATAATTGCTTTAGGGCTTGCTTTTGCTACTGGTACTTCATGGGGAACTTTCGCAATATTAATTCCTATAGTAACTGCTGTTTTCCCAGAAGGTTCAAGAATATTAGTTATTACAATTTCCTCTGTTTTAGCAGGTGCAGTTTGTGGAGACCATATATCACCTATATCTGATACAACAATTATGGCTTCTGCTGGTGCACAATGTAATCACGTTGCCCACGTTTCAACTCAAATACCTTATGCATTAACAATTGCAGTTTGCTGTTTCTTAGGCTATATCGTAGCTGGTATTTCTAAAAGCTTTATAGCTACTGCAATAGTAAGTGTTGTTTTATTTGTAGTTGCAATGTACATTGTTTCTTTGATTTCTAAAAAAGAAAATATTAATGAAAAAGAAGCAAAATAG
- a CDS encoding MalY/PatB family protein, with protein sequence MKYNFDEIINRTNTASIKWDDVEQLTDGRPAIPFWVADTDFKSPKEVIEALQKRVEHGIFGYTGYTKTIVPTIKKWINNRHEWTVEDEWITYTPGVVSAISYVIDEFTNEGDGILVQTPIYPPFIGVPKENGRKVLENELILVDGKYTIDFEDFEKKAKEAKVFLLSNPHNPSGRVFTKDELIRLGEICLYNNVIIISDEIHSDIIYSGYKHTPIASLNKKLQNITITCYSASKSFSLAGLSTSVIVIPNKNIRDKFNAYLLKKHISVNIMGKVAIEAAYKYGDDYLNQLNEYIESNRDFMLKFMSKNTPKIKPLRGEGTYLVWLDCREMNLSDEKLRDFFTDAGVVLNQGMTFGNAGSGFMRFNIGCPTAILGEGLERIKKAYNNIY encoded by the coding sequence ATGAAATATAACTTTGATGAAATAATTAATAGAACTAATACGGCAAGTATAAAATGGGATGATGTTGAACAATTAACAGATGGAAGACCTGCAATACCATTTTGGGTAGCAGATACAGATTTTAAATCACCGAAAGAAGTAATAGAAGCACTTCAAAAAAGAGTAGAGCATGGTATATTTGGATATACAGGTTATACAAAAACAATTGTACCTACTATAAAAAAATGGATAAATAATAGACATGAGTGGACAGTAGAAGATGAGTGGATAACATATACTCCAGGTGTTGTATCAGCAATATCATATGTAATAGATGAATTTACTAATGAAGGTGATGGTATACTTGTTCAAACTCCAATATACCCACCTTTTATTGGTGTTCCGAAAGAAAATGGTAGAAAAGTTTTGGAAAACGAGCTTATATTGGTTGACGGTAAATATACTATAGATTTTGAAGATTTTGAAAAAAAAGCTAAAGAAGCTAAAGTATTCTTATTATCTAATCCACACAATCCAAGTGGTAGGGTATTTACTAAAGATGAATTGATAAGACTTGGTGAAATCTGTTTGTATAACAATGTAATAATTATTTCAGATGAAATACATTCCGATATTATATATAGCGGATATAAACATACACCGATTGCATCACTTAACAAAAAACTGCAAAATATTACAATAACTTGTTATTCAGCAAGTAAATCATTTAGTTTGGCTGGATTATCTACATCAGTTATAGTTATACCAAATAAGAACATAAGGGATAAATTTAACGCATATCTATTGAAAAAACATATATCAGTAAATATTATGGGCAAAGTTGCAATCGAAGCTGCATATAAATATGGTGATGATTATCTAAATCAACTAAATGAATATATAGAAAGCAATAGAGATTTTATGTTGAAATTTATGAGTAAGAATACACCAAAGATAAAACCTCTTAGGGGTGAAGGAACGTATTTAGTATGGTTAGATTGTAGAGAAATGAATTTAAGTGATGAAAAATTACGAGATTTCTTTACTGATGCAGGAGTAGTATTAAATCAGGGTATGACATTTGGAAATGCTGGAAGTGGATTTATGAGATTTAATATAGGCTGTCCTACAGCAATACTTGGTGAAGGATTAGAAAGAATTAAAAAAGCATACAACAATATATACTAA
- a CDS encoding DNA topoisomerase 3, which produces MKLIITEKPSVAKDVARVLDINKRNNGYMTGNGYIITWCIGHLIQLAMPEEYDVKLKSWSMDTLPIFPRKFKRVINEATKEQYDIVKRLINSDKIDEVICATDAGREGQLIFGYVYITAGCKKPVKRLWISSMTDEAIKEGFNKLKDNKEYYLLYQSAKSRSEADWLVGINATRLFSVKYNQKLTIGRVQTPTLAMIVQRKNEVDNFKPAPFYEIQANFDNFSATWFNEDGTRIKQKEKAQEIINKCESKEGIVTKVAKKKARTDRPLLYDLTELQRDGNKKYGYTAEQTLEAAQTLYEKFKLTTYPRTDSRYLSTDMKPKLKGLLLNIKTGYKVAASCVDKIIEQGLNMDKRIINDKKITDHHAIIVTDNIRNLANVKLPEREKNILKLVMTRFVVTLDKKQEYDQTDIELIIENENFKTRGKKITVPGWKETESILLGKTVNSDDENEKEIKNTVKKNDKLTPQEIKLLEKKTSPPKLYTEATLLTAMETAGKQIEDDELRDDMKGIGLGTPATRAGIIEKLVSVGYIKRNKKNLLPTENGINLINLVPEKLKKPDLTGEWEQSLNKITSGDEQARDFIFNIKKYVYDVINEGKRSRIININFKNNSNFKSNKESIGKCPLCGKDVYECEKGYYCSGFRNYPKCKFGIWKSFKVFSENDIELNKNMAKEFLEKGKSKFVKVASDNDEEKNIAISMKINGTYTNFEIEEKKDSIIEEESK; this is translated from the coding sequence ATGAAACTAATTATTACAGAAAAGCCTTCAGTTGCTAAAGATGTAGCAAGGGTACTTGACATAAATAAAAGGAATAATGGATATATGACAGGCAATGGGTATATTATTACATGGTGTATAGGTCATTTAATTCAATTGGCAATGCCAGAGGAATATGATGTAAAGTTAAAGTCATGGAGTATGGATACGTTGCCTATTTTTCCTAGAAAGTTCAAACGCGTTATTAATGAAGCCACAAAAGAGCAATATGATATTGTAAAAAGGTTAATTAATAGTGATAAAATAGATGAAGTAATATGTGCTACTGATGCTGGACGTGAAGGTCAGCTTATTTTTGGTTATGTATATATTACAGCTGGGTGTAAAAAGCCTGTAAAAAGGCTATGGATAAGTAGTATGACAGACGAAGCAATAAAAGAGGGGTTTAATAAACTTAAAGACAATAAAGAATATTATTTGCTATATCAATCAGCTAAGTCAAGATCTGAAGCAGATTGGCTAGTTGGTATAAATGCAACAAGACTTTTTTCTGTTAAATACAATCAAAAGCTTACAATTGGGAGAGTTCAAACTCCTACGCTGGCTATGATTGTACAAAGGAAAAACGAAGTAGATAATTTTAAACCAGCACCGTTTTATGAGATACAAGCTAATTTTGATAATTTTAGTGCAACATGGTTCAACGAAGATGGTACTAGAATTAAACAAAAGGAAAAAGCACAAGAAATTATAAATAAATGTGAAAGTAAAGAAGGTATAGTAACAAAGGTAGCAAAGAAAAAAGCTAGAACAGATAGACCTTTATTGTATGATTTGACCGAACTTCAAAGAGATGGCAACAAAAAATATGGCTATACTGCTGAACAAACTTTAGAAGCAGCTCAGACGCTATATGAAAAGTTTAAGCTTACTACTTATCCAAGAACTGATAGCAGGTATTTAAGTACAGATATGAAACCTAAATTAAAAGGTCTTTTACTAAACATTAAGACCGGTTATAAAGTTGCCGCCTCTTGTGTTGACAAAATAATCGAACAAGGTCTTAATATGGACAAACGTATTATAAATGACAAAAAAATTACTGATCACCACGCAATTATTGTTACTGATAATATTAGAAATCTTGCGAACGTCAAATTACCTGAAAGAGAAAAAAATATATTGAAACTTGTAATGACAAGATTTGTTGTTACCTTAGATAAAAAACAAGAGTATGACCAAACAGATATAGAACTAATCATTGAAAATGAAAATTTTAAAACTAGAGGTAAAAAGATTACTGTACCTGGTTGGAAAGAAACAGAAAGCATATTACTTGGAAAAACAGTAAATAGTGATGATGAGAATGAAAAGGAAATCAAAAACACCGTCAAAAAAAATGATAAATTAACTCCTCAAGAAATTAAATTACTTGAAAAGAAAACATCTCCACCAAAACTATATACAGAAGCAACATTGTTAACTGCTATGGAGACTGCTGGAAAACAAATTGAAGATGACGAATTAAGAGACGATATGAAAGGTATAGGACTTGGAACACCTGCAACTAGAGCGGGTATTATTGAAAAGCTTGTGTCAGTTGGTTATATTAAAAGAAACAAGAAAAATTTGTTACCAACTGAGAATGGAATAAATCTTATAAATTTAGTACCTGAAAAGCTAAAAAAACCCGATTTAACTGGAGAATGGGAACAATCATTAAATAAAATTACTTCTGGTGATGAGCAAGCTAGAGACTTTATATTTAATATCAAAAAATATGTTTATGATGTAATTAATGAAGGGAAAAGATCAAGAATTATAAATATAAATTTTAAAAATAATTCAAACTTTAAATCTAATAAAGAATCAATAGGCAAGTGTCCTTTGTGTGGTAAAGATGTTTATGAGTGTGAAAAAGGATATTATTGTTCGGGTTTTAGGAATTATCCTAAATGTAAATTTGGGATATGGAAAAGTTTTAAAGTATTTTCAGAAAACGATATTGAGTTGAATAAAAATATGGCTAAAGAATTTTTAGAAAAAGGTAAGTCGAAATTTGTTAAGGTAGCTAGTGATAATGATGAGGAAAAAAATATAGCTATTAGTATGAAAATTAATGGTACATATACTAACTTTGAAATAGAAGAGAAAAAAGACAGTATTATTGAGGAGGAAAGCAAATGA